From Candidatus Atelocyanobacterium thalassa isolate ALOHA, a single genomic window includes:
- the bchI gene encoding magnesium chelatase ATPase subunit I produces the protein MTLSSPLNNHRTVFPFTAIIGQDEMKLALMLNIIDPKIGGVMIMGDRGTGKSTTIRALADLLPEIEVVENDPFNSHPTDLDLMGDNARKTLEENGSLITIPQKVTMVDLPLGATEDRVCGTIDIEKALSEGVKAFEPGLLAKANRGILYVDEVNLLDDHLVDVLLDSAASGWNTVEREGISIRHPARFVLVGSGNPEEGELRPQLLDRFGMHAEIRTVKDPSLRVDIVEQRTQFDSEPQKFYETYQNEQEKLQETLVKAQNLLPLVDIERDLQVKISQVCSELDVDGLRGDIVVNRASKALAALEKRKSVTVEDISSIITLCLRHRLRKDPLETIDSGYKVKKVFNQIFGLEIEEN, from the coding sequence AATATTATCGATCCAAAAATTGGAGGCGTCATGATCATGGGTGATCGTGGAACCGGGAAATCTACTACTATTAGAGCCCTTGCAGATCTACTTCCTGAAATTGAAGTTGTCGAAAATGATCCGTTTAACTCTCATCCTACCGATCTTGATCTTATGGGTGATAACGCGCGTAAAACCCTTGAGGAAAATGGCTCGTTAATAACGATACCCCAAAAAGTTACTATGGTTGACTTACCCCTTGGTGCTACAGAAGACCGTGTATGTGGAACAATAGATATCGAAAAAGCTTTGTCAGAGGGAGTAAAAGCTTTTGAACCGGGATTATTAGCCAAAGCTAATCGTGGTATTCTTTACGTAGATGAAGTTAACCTACTTGATGACCACTTAGTTGATGTATTACTTGATTCGGCTGCAAGTGGATGGAATACAGTAGAAAGAGAGGGTATCTCTATTAGACATCCAGCCCGTTTTGTATTGGTAGGTTCTGGAAATCCAGAGGAAGGAGAGTTAAGACCTCAACTACTTGACAGATTCGGAATGCATGCTGAAATTCGCACAGTTAAAGATCCCTCTTTACGAGTAGATATTGTAGAACAAAGAACTCAATTTGACAGTGAACCTCAAAAATTTTATGAAACTTATCAGAACGAACAAGAAAAACTACAAGAAACCTTGGTAAAAGCTCAAAATTTGTTACCTCTTGTAGATATTGAACGTGACTTACAGGTAAAAATTTCTCAAGTTTGTTCTGAATTAGATGTTGATGGTTTAAGAGGAGATATAGTTGTTAACCGTGCTTCAAAAGCATTAGCAGCACTTGAAAAACGCAAAAGTGTTACGGTAGAAGATATTAGCTCAATAATTACATTGTGTCTTCGTCACAGGTTGCGCAAAGATCCTTTGGAAACAATAGACTCAGGTTATAAGGTTAAAAAAGTTTTCAACCAAATATTTGGTCTTGAAATAGAAGAGAATTAA
- the gloA gene encoding lactoylglutathione lyase, whose translation MRFLHTMLRVNNLEESLNFYCDILEMKLIKRRDYPEGEFTLAFLGYGQELDSTLIELTHNWKTTNYVLGDAYGHIAIGVNDIYTICNTIKQKGWNVTREPGPMKHGSTIIAFILDPNGYPIELIQVNN comes from the coding sequence ATGCGTTTTCTTCATACAATGCTACGGGTTAATAACTTAGAAGAATCTTTGAATTTTTATTGCGATATTTTAGAAATGAAATTAATTAAAAGAAGAGATTATCCTGAAGGAGAATTTACTCTTGCTTTTTTAGGATATGGTCAAGAACTTGACTCTACATTAATTGAATTAACGCATAATTGGAAAACTACAAATTATGTCTTGGGTGATGCATATGGACATATCGCCATTGGTGTTAATGATATTTATACTATTTGCAATACGATTAAGCAGAAAGGCTGGAATGTTACTAGGGAGCCTGGACCCATGAAACATGGAAGTACAATTATTGCATTCATATTGGATCCAAATGGTTATCCAATTGAATTAATTCAAGTAAATAATTGA
- the ubiE gene encoding bifunctional demethylmenaquinone methyltransferase/2-methoxy-6-polyprenyl-1,4-benzoquinol methylase UbiE, with product MNNISYSATDVQNIFNNIAPVYDELNTLLSMGQHKIWKQMTVKWSGSGLHDLGLDICCGSGDLTKLLAQKVGKKGKVIGVDFSRELLAIAAQRNHKYYPSLPIEWMLGDALNLPFEDNTFDCVTMGYGLRNIIDIPRCLQEINRVLKPFAKVAILDFQHPTNAWQQIFQKWYLNSFVIPVAKHFKLEKEYSYIMPSLEKFPSGKRQIELAFEAGFDTPVYYSIAGGMMGVLVGTKKYL from the coding sequence ATGAACAATATTTCATATTCTGCTACTGACGTTCAAAATATTTTTAATAATATTGCTCCTGTTTACGATGAACTTAATACCTTGTTAAGCATGGGGCAACACAAGATATGGAAGCAAATGACAGTAAAGTGGAGCGGTTCGGGTTTACATGATTTAGGTTTAGATATTTGCTGTGGTAGTGGTGATCTGACAAAATTATTAGCTCAAAAAGTTGGTAAAAAAGGGAAAGTAATAGGAGTTGACTTTTCTAGAGAATTACTAGCGATCGCTGCTCAACGCAATCATAAATACTATCCATCCCTACCTATAGAATGGATGCTGGGAGATGCTTTAAATTTACCATTTGAAGATAATACTTTTGATTGTGTTACCATGGGATACGGTCTAAGAAATATTATTGATATTCCCCGTTGTTTGCAAGAGATAAACCGTGTTCTTAAACCTTTTGCTAAAGTTGCTATTTTAGATTTTCAACATCCCACCAATGCTTGGCAACAAATATTTCAAAAATGGTATCTAAATAGCTTCGTTATTCCTGTAGCAAAACATTTTAAACTAGAAAAAGAATATAGTTATATCATGCCGAGTTTAGAAAAATTCCCATCAGGGAAAAGGCAAATTGAACTAGCTTTTGAAGCCGGTTTTGATACTCCAGTCTATTATTCTATTGCTGGAGGCATGATGGGAGTTCTAGTAGGGACTAAAAAATACTTATAG
- a CDS encoding DUF445 domain-containing protein: MILFDTSSLDLFTISSIVVPPLAGTVIGYFTNDIAIKMLFRPYKAIYIGKFRLPFTPGLIPRNQKRLAKKVSDTIMGSLLTPEELQKLVGRLLKAERAKIAILWLLNLAIQQMREDKQQKTAKILSEILKNLFNESLPRLLELLEQRQDLLEDQINQIFDKIILDFQFSDNQSQQFADWLLGKVASPNTLREKLIEFLSEKNIQTIDEGIKEKTSGSYWFIANFFGVSDTLLKLKNFCLEEKEVANARLEELLLSLEIRNRLKEWLNNFSLRNLPTSTIKELRKTNRETIQIYIKKSGTRFIQDFGTTVNWEQLSILIINRIQNSTMLNTSLETVSQELALILEKYLEKNLGTIVLQTIPIMSIDQIIIDRIKATSSKNLEIAVQGIIQNELQAIVNLGGVLGFIVGVFQTFIILLR; this comes from the coding sequence ATGATTTTATTTGATACTTCTTCTCTTGATCTGTTTACTATCTCTAGTATAGTTGTTCCACCATTAGCAGGAACAGTTATTGGCTATTTTACTAATGATATTGCGATCAAGATGTTATTTCGGCCTTATAAGGCAATTTACATTGGTAAATTTCGTTTGCCATTTACTCCAGGTTTAATTCCACGTAATCAAAAAAGATTAGCTAAAAAAGTTTCAGATACTATTATGGGATCCCTGTTGACCCCAGAAGAACTACAAAAGTTAGTAGGACGTTTACTAAAAGCTGAAAGGGCAAAAATAGCAATTTTATGGTTGTTAAATCTTGCTATTCAGCAAATGAGAGAAGATAAACAACAGAAAACAGCCAAGATATTATCAGAAATTCTAAAAAATTTATTCAATGAATCATTACCTCGTTTGTTAGAACTTTTAGAGCAACGTCAAGATCTACTGGAAGATCAAATTAATCAAATTTTTGACAAAATTATATTAGATTTTCAATTTTCTGATAATCAATCACAACAGTTTGCTGATTGGTTATTAGGAAAAGTAGCTTCTCCCAATACTCTTAGAGAGAAATTGATTGAATTTCTCTCTGAGAAAAATATTCAAACTATTGATGAAGGAATCAAGGAAAAAACTAGTGGTTCTTATTGGTTTATAGCTAATTTCTTTGGAGTTAGTGATACTTTATTGAAGTTAAAAAACTTTTGTTTAGAGGAGAAAGAAGTCGCTAACGCACGACTTGAAGAACTACTACTTTCTTTAGAAATACGAAATCGTCTAAAGGAATGGTTAAATAATTTCTCTTTACGTAACCTTCCTACTTCAACTATTAAAGAATTACGAAAAACTAATCGTGAAACCATCCAAATATATATTAAAAAAAGTGGTACAAGGTTTATACAAGATTTTGGTACAACAGTTAATTGGGAACAACTATCAATATTAATAATTAATCGTATTCAAAATTCAACTATGTTGAATACTTCCTTAGAAACCGTAAGTCAAGAACTAGCATTGATTCTTGAAAAATATTTAGAAAAGAATTTAGGAACAATTGTTCTTCAAACTATTCCTATTATGTCTATTGATCAAATAATTATTGACAGGATTAAAGCCACTTCTTCTAAAAACTTAGAAATAGCAGTACAAGGAATTATTCAGAATGAACTACAGGCAATAGTTAATTTAGGTGGAGTATTAGGTTTTATAGTAGGAGTATTTCAAACTTTTATTATTTTATTAAGATAG
- a CDS encoding response regulator transcription factor translates to MSLVHIAIVEGNSHLRSLLSWHLQKSGYATEQYSNLQQARNVFNRKQPALVILDADISGEDSMELCQWLYQQRQSMILLLSNQNEEKKIVKGLNAGADDYLIKPFGIKEFMARVIALTRRVRVVSVPLSLDYGDLKIDLVQRRVKLREHFIDLSPQEFSLLYVLAQVEGNPLSRSELLQKAWPEAIDNPRTIDTHVLSLRKKIDIDSCQPSLIQTVRNVGYRFNSEAVQKIPLKYPRRSITTLKFN, encoded by the coding sequence ATGAGCCTTGTCCATATTGCTATCGTCGAAGGAAACTCTCATCTACGTTCTTTATTAAGTTGGCATTTACAAAAATCTGGTTATGCAACAGAGCAATATTCAAATTTACAACAAGCTCGTAATGTTTTTAATAGAAAACAACCAGCTTTAGTTATTTTAGATGCAGATATCTCTGGCGAAGACTCAATGGAATTGTGTCAATGGCTTTATCAACAGAGGCAATCCATGATACTACTCTTATCCAATCAAAATGAAGAGAAAAAAATTGTCAAAGGATTAAATGCAGGAGCCGATGATTACTTGATTAAGCCTTTTGGAATAAAAGAATTTATGGCTAGGGTCATTGCTTTAACTAGGCGTGTACGTGTTGTTTCTGTACCTCTATCTCTAGATTATGGTGATTTAAAAATTGACCTTGTACAAAGACGTGTAAAACTTCGAGAACATTTTATAGATCTTAGCCCACAAGAATTTAGTTTACTTTATGTACTAGCACAGGTTGAAGGAAATCCTCTTAGCCGTTCAGAGTTACTTCAAAAAGCTTGGCCAGAAGCTATAGATAATCCTCGCACTATTGATACTCATGTATTATCTTTACGAAAAAAAATAGATATTGATTCTTGTCAACCTAGTTTAATTCAAACTGTACGTAATGTAGGATATCGTTTTAATTCAGAAGCAGTCCAGAAAATACCTCTGAAATATCCTAGAAGAAGTATTACTACTTTAAAATTTAATTGA
- the grxD gene encoding Grx4 family monothiol glutaredoxin — protein MTPEIKNRIEELVNSNTIFIFIKGNKLMPQCGFSNNVVQIFNTLGATFETFDVLSDPEIREGIKEYSDWPTIPQVYINGEFAGGSDLMIEMYQNGELQQQVEIALAS, from the coding sequence ATGACACCAGAAATTAAAAACAGAATTGAAGAGCTAGTTAATAGCAATACAATATTTATATTTATTAAAGGAAATAAATTAATGCCTCAATGCGGATTTTCTAACAATGTTGTACAAATTTTTAATACATTAGGAGCAACATTCGAAACTTTTGATGTTCTAAGTGATCCTGAAATTCGTGAAGGTATTAAAGAATATTCAGATTGGCCAACTATTCCTCAAGTTTACATTAATGGTGAATTTGCTGGTGGTTCTGATTTGATGATTGAAATGTATCAAAATGGAGAGTTACAACAACAGGTAGAAATCGCTCTTGCTTCCTAG
- a CDS encoding BolA family protein gives MVALVQVEDMIKTKLPGAQIIIKDLTGGGDHFEVIVISTEFEGKTMIKQHQLVYSTLQDAIVSKSIHTLGLKTYTPKTWEIAQRKVGTI, from the coding sequence ATGGTTGCACTAGTACAAGTTGAAGATATGATTAAAACCAAACTTCCTGGAGCTCAGATAATTATCAAAGACCTTACTGGAGGAGGTGATCATTTTGAAGTAATTGTTATTTCTACAGAATTTGAAGGAAAAACAATGATTAAACAACACCAACTAGTTTATAGTACTCTTCAGGATGCAATAGTCTCTAAATCTATTCATACCTTAGGTCTAAAAACTTATACACCTAAAACATGGGAAATAGCTCAACGAAAAGTTGGAACTATTTAG
- a CDS encoding ribonuclease catalytic domain-containing protein, with the protein MTLSAITYSELKNFLVGSLPTKERKAFLGFTIDSKNAKDLDDAIWIEPCDSGAIILIHVSDTTSLIPEKSQLEEKALKQIETYYWAASTNPLFPNELSENKLSLLEGHPRLTVTVKITLDKTANIKNTQLLSTSLISIKKFSYTAADKTLEDVSQPLSRMLRYCELWAQKLSQKRKYTGAFGQSTIQGISLDEEGRLTETSVYRSQRIIQEFMVLANTAIANLAEQHKLSILYRNHTCSTIAPKNKLLIETLVSLGLPKLIHQKLQNWLNSANYSPTVISHFALCVPAYTHFTSPIRRIADYLNHQILKAVFIEQKKNPYIFKELEKVSQYINQEQVKIKEQRTNYFQIEHLEKVASILDNQNKISLLSNREFSQILKDSFKTFQLDKIAVEAKQRLKQRILKPCDLYYLTFGKYRNSKNKKLIKDELLDYFKEKIVLATQTLQIASTILQKDINYIEKLTPSGQFVFWTIFEDKIIQQPSVAFNKQETKHKSNFFWIKGKLEGTLCSPNTINLNTIKKNNTLKVISTVENKINFLKISKPEIDNPITYVHTILKCMKIKKPMYLYNKVGTKWQCYCYFKWINNINIVTTSIAKTKKEGKANTSLKLIIHLENYLFITSLSN; encoded by the coding sequence ATGACTCTTTCTGCAATTACTTATTCTGAACTTAAAAATTTTTTAGTAGGATCTTTACCAACAAAAGAAAGAAAAGCTTTTTTAGGATTCACTATTGATAGTAAAAATGCTAAGGATCTGGATGATGCTATTTGGATAGAACCTTGTGACTCAGGTGCTATTATTTTAATACATGTTTCTGATACAACATCGCTAATTCCGGAAAAGTCTCAGCTGGAAGAAAAAGCACTTAAGCAAATTGAGACTTATTACTGGGCGGCATCTACCAATCCTTTATTTCCAAACGAATTATCTGAAAATAAACTATCTTTACTAGAAGGCCATCCGCGATTAACTGTTACCGTCAAAATAACTTTAGACAAAACAGCCAATATTAAAAATACTCAACTTTTATCCACATCTTTAATAAGTATAAAGAAGTTTTCTTATACAGCAGCAGATAAAACTCTTGAAGATGTTTCTCAGCCTTTATCTCGAATGTTACGTTATTGCGAATTATGGGCTCAAAAATTATCTCAAAAAAGAAAATATACTGGAGCATTTGGGCAAAGTACTATTCAAGGTATTTCGTTAGATGAGGAAGGAAGATTAACAGAAACTTCTGTATATCGATCACAACGTATTATTCAAGAATTCATGGTTTTGGCTAATACAGCCATTGCTAATCTGGCAGAACAACACAAATTATCTATTCTTTATCGCAACCATACTTGCTCTACAATCGCACCTAAAAATAAACTTTTAATTGAAACTTTAGTTTCTTTAGGATTACCTAAATTAATTCACCAGAAACTTCAAAACTGGTTAAATTCTGCTAACTATTCTCCAACTGTTATTAGTCATTTTGCTTTATGCGTTCCTGCATATACACATTTTACATCTCCTATTCGCCGTATTGCTGATTATCTCAATCATCAAATTTTAAAAGCAGTTTTCATTGAACAAAAAAAGAATCCTTATATATTTAAAGAATTAGAAAAGGTTTCTCAATATATAAATCAAGAACAAGTAAAGATAAAAGAACAACGTACTAACTATTTTCAAATAGAACATTTAGAAAAAGTAGCGAGTATTTTAGATAATCAAAATAAAATTTCTTTGTTATCTAATAGAGAATTTTCTCAAATTCTTAAAGATAGTTTTAAAACTTTTCAATTAGATAAGATCGCGGTGGAAGCTAAACAAAGATTAAAACAAAGAATATTAAAGCCATGTGACTTATACTACTTAACATTTGGCAAGTATCGAAATTCAAAAAACAAAAAGTTAATAAAAGATGAATTGTTAGATTATTTTAAAGAAAAAATTGTTTTAGCCACTCAGACGTTGCAGATAGCTTCTACGATATTACAAAAAGATATTAATTACATTGAAAAACTAACACCATCAGGACAGTTTGTTTTTTGGACAATTTTTGAAGATAAAATAATACAACAACCGTCTGTTGCATTTAACAAACAAGAAACGAAGCACAAATCTAATTTTTTTTGGATTAAAGGAAAGTTGGAAGGAACTTTATGTTCTCCTAATACAATTAATCTAAATACTATAAAAAAAAATAACACATTAAAAGTAATATCTACAGTAGAAAACAAAATTAATTTTCTAAAAATTAGTAAACCTGAAATTGATAATCCAATTACTTATGTACATACAATTTTGAAGTGCATGAAGATTAAAAAGCCAATGTATTTATATAATAAAGTAGGTACAAAATGGCAATGTTATTGCTACTTTAAATGGATAAATAACATTAATATCGTAACAACATCTATAGCAAAGACTAAGAAAGAGGGAAAAGCGAATACATCATTAAAATTAATTATTCATTTGGAAAACTATCTTTTCATTACTAGTTTAAGTAATTAA
- a CDS encoding 1-deoxy-D-xylulose-5-phosphate reductoisomerase: MKKISILGSTGSIGTQTLDIIHQYHEQFKVIGLTTHSNIELLFTQIKQFRPEIVAVANEGKVQSLRDMISTLDYSPIIIDGKKGIIEVACYGDTEIIVTGIVGCAGLLPTIEAIKAGKDIALANKETLIAGGPVVLPLIKKYGVKLLPADSEHSAIFQCLQGINDKDLRRIILTASGGAFRDVPTKKLQSVTVEDALKHPNWSMGKKITIDSATLMNKGLEVIEAHFLFNVDYQNIDIVIHPQSIIHSLIELQDTSVLAQLGWPDMRLPLLYTLSWPERISTNWKQLDLAKISNLTFQEPDYDKYPCISLAYAAGNTGGAMPAVLNAANEQVVTSFLNKEIAFLDIPRIIEKTCDLFIPNNSSQPTLDDILEADRWARETASMLVKNR, encoded by the coding sequence GTGAAAAAAATTTCAATTCTTGGCTCTACTGGCTCTATAGGAACCCAAACACTTGATATTATTCATCAATATCATGAGCAGTTTAAAGTAATAGGATTAACTACTCACTCTAATATAGAATTACTATTTACTCAAATCAAACAATTTCGTCCTGAAATTGTTGCAGTAGCCAATGAAGGGAAAGTACAAAGTCTAAGAGATATGATTTCCACCTTAGATTATTCTCCTATTATCATAGATGGAAAGAAGGGTATTATAGAAGTCGCATGTTATGGAGATACAGAAATTATTGTTACAGGCATAGTAGGATGTGCAGGTTTACTACCAACAATTGAAGCAATAAAAGCAGGAAAAGACATCGCGTTAGCGAATAAAGAGACACTTATTGCTGGAGGGCCTGTTGTATTACCCTTAATCAAAAAATATGGAGTTAAATTATTACCTGCAGATTCAGAACATTCAGCAATTTTTCAATGTTTACAAGGTATAAACGATAAAGATCTAAGACGTATTATCTTAACGGCTTCAGGAGGAGCTTTTAGAGATGTGCCAACTAAAAAACTTCAATCTGTAACAGTTGAAGACGCTTTAAAGCATCCTAATTGGTCAATGGGTAAAAAAATCACTATAGATTCGGCTACCTTGATGAACAAAGGATTAGAAGTGATTGAAGCACATTTCTTATTTAATGTGGATTATCAAAATATAGATATTGTTATTCATCCACAAAGTATTATACATTCTTTAATTGAGTTACAAGATACTTCAGTCCTAGCTCAACTTGGATGGCCAGATATGCGTCTTCCATTATTATATACTCTATCTTGGCCTGAAAGAATTAGTACAAATTGGAAACAATTAGATTTAGCAAAGATTAGTAATTTAACTTTTCAAGAACCAGATTATGATAAATATCCTTGTATTAGTTTAGCCTATGCCGCAGGAAATACTGGAGGCGCTATGCCAGCTGTTTTAAACGCAGCAAATGAGCAAGTTGTCACATCATTTTTAAATAAAGAAATTGCTTTTTTAGATATTCCTCGCATTATCGAAAAAACTTGTGATCTTTTCATTCCTAACAATTCTTCCCAACCTACTCTGGACGATATATTAGAGGCTGATCGGTGGGCAAGAGAGACAGCTTCGATGCTCGTAAAAAATAGATAA
- the asnS gene encoding asparagine--tRNA ligase has product MQTKRIKDLFRNGVIEENILIQGWVRTKRELKDFTFIEVNDGSSLKNLQVILDKTISNYEETLMLLNTGSSLEVSGILVTSPGKNQSLELKANTVKVYGNSNPETYPLQKKRHSFEFLRTIGHLRHRTNTLGAVIRIRNSCTMAIHNFFQEKGFLLINTPIITVNDCEGAGDLFKITNFDLCNIPKDKRGNVEYNQDFFGKPAYLTVSGQLEAEVMAMTFQNVYTFGPTFRAENSNTSRHLAEFWMVEPEMAFCDLEGNQDVAEEFLKYVFKNVLKNCPEDMEFFNKYIDKTVLETAEKIINKKFERITYTNAINLLENSNKQFNYKAEWGIDLQSEHERYLAEEVFKSPVIVTDYPATTKAFYMRLNDDRQTVAAMDILFPKIGEIIGGSQREERLNVLEERLEEQNIITEDLSWYLDLRRYGTVPHSGFGLGFERMVQFMTGIKNIREAIPFPRAPLSAGF; this is encoded by the coding sequence ATGCAAACAAAACGTATAAAAGATTTATTTCGCAACGGAGTAATTGAAGAAAATATCCTCATTCAAGGATGGGTACGTACAAAACGAGAGTTAAAAGACTTTACTTTTATTGAAGTTAATGACGGTTCTAGCTTGAAAAATTTACAAGTTATTCTTGATAAAACTATTTCTAATTATGAAGAAACTCTTATGCTCCTGAATACTGGATCTTCCCTAGAAGTTTCGGGGATATTAGTTACTTCACCAGGTAAAAATCAGAGCCTTGAGTTAAAAGCTAATACAGTAAAAGTTTATGGTAATTCAAACCCAGAAACATATCCTCTTCAGAAAAAGCGTCACTCGTTTGAATTTTTAAGAACTATAGGGCACTTAAGGCATCGTACCAATACATTAGGTGCAGTAATAAGAATTAGAAATTCTTGTACTATGGCCATACATAATTTTTTCCAAGAAAAAGGATTTCTTTTAATTAATACGCCAATTATTACAGTTAATGATTGTGAAGGGGCAGGAGATTTATTTAAAATCACAAATTTTGATTTATGTAACATTCCAAAAGATAAAAGAGGAAATGTTGAATATAATCAAGACTTTTTCGGCAAACCAGCATATTTGACAGTTAGTGGTCAATTAGAAGCTGAAGTTATGGCTATGACTTTTCAAAATGTTTATACTTTTGGTCCTACATTCAGAGCAGAAAATTCTAATACTTCTCGTCACTTAGCTGAATTCTGGATGGTGGAACCGGAAATGGCTTTTTGTGATCTTGAAGGAAATCAGGATGTGGCAGAAGAATTTTTAAAATATGTTTTTAAAAACGTATTAAAAAATTGTCCTGAAGATATGGAATTCTTCAATAAATATATTGATAAAACAGTTTTAGAAACGGCAGAAAAAATCATCAATAAGAAATTTGAGCGTATAACTTATACAAACGCTATTAATTTATTAGAAAATTCTAATAAACAATTTAATTATAAAGCTGAGTGGGGAATTGATTTACAATCTGAACATGAGCGTTATTTGGCAGAAGAAGTATTTAAAAGTCCTGTGATTGTTACTGATTATCCAGCTACTACCAAAGCATTTTATATGCGCTTAAATGATGATCGGCAAACAGTGGCTGCCATGGATATTCTGTTTCCTAAAATTGGTGAAATTATTGGTGGTTCTCAAAGAGAAGAGAGGTTAAACGTATTAGAAGAAAGACTCGAAGAACAAAATATTATTACTGAAGATTTATCATGGTATTTAGATTTACGAAGATATGGAACTGTTCCTCATTCGGGATTTGGTTTAGGCTTTGAGAGAATGGTGCAGTTTATGACAGGCATTAAGAATATCAGGGAAGCAATCCCTTTTCCTAGAGCTCCTTTAAGCGCAGGGTTTTGA
- a CDS encoding PRC-barrel domain-containing protein yields the protein MTIDNIRLRNEFVNTQVITREEGKKLGVVKEVLVDIDQREVVALGLRDSMFSLSGIPDHIYITSICQIGDVILVDNENAVEIIDTNLYSPLINCEVITESGESLGRVRDFQFDLATGKVLSIIIASLGYPQIPEQILSTYEISMDEVVSNGPNRLIVFEGAEERLTQLTMGVLQRLGIGQPPWDKGEEDYLYSSSTTRPENQLGSGMPIENSFQAKNPSVNEQQSESILEEAMTFTSSEQDQEPIHFQEYEDDYEEANWEEVQQEEIVSQASDNKRQQNKFEEEQVDVWEDTDLDSYTPEPVNIPQKQAEYQEEEA from the coding sequence ATGACTATAGATAATATTCGGTTACGTAATGAATTTGTTAATACACAAGTAATTACTCGAGAAGAGGGTAAAAAATTAGGAGTTGTTAAAGAAGTTTTAGTTGATATCGATCAACGAGAAGTAGTTGCGCTTGGTTTACGAGATAGTATGTTCTCTCTTTCTGGAATACCTGACCATATATACATAACAAGTATTTGCCAGATCGGCGATGTTATTTTAGTCGATAATGAAAATGCAGTTGAAATCATTGACACTAATTTATACTCTCCCTTGATTAATTGTGAGGTTATTACTGAATCAGGTGAATCCCTTGGCCGTGTGAGAGACTTTCAATTTGACTTAGCAACAGGTAAAGTTTTATCTATAATTATTGCTTCATTGGGCTATCCTCAAATACCAGAACAAATTTTAAGCACATATGAAATTTCAATGGATGAAGTAGTTAGCAATGGTCCTAATCGTTTAATTGTTTTTGAAGGAGCAGAAGAAAGACTTACACAGCTAACTATGGGAGTTTTACAACGATTAGGTATTGGTCAACCTCCTTGGGATAAAGGTGAAGAAGATTACCTTTATTCTTCTTCAACAACAAGACCCGAAAATCAATTAGGTTCTGGTATGCCTATAGAGAATTCTTTCCAAGCAAAAAATCCTTCAGTCAACGAGCAACAGAGTGAAAGTATCTTGGAAGAAGCCATGACCTTTACCTCTTCGGAACAAGACCAAGAACCTATCCATTTTCAAGAGTATGAAGATGATTATGAAGAGGCAAATTGGGAAGAAGTTCAACAAGAAGAAATCGTGTCTCAAGCAAGTGATAATAAAAGGCAACAGAATAAATTTGAAGAAGAACAGGTCGATGTTTGGGAAGATACTGATTTAGATTCATACACCCCTGAACCTGTTAATATTCCGCAGAAACAAGCTGAATATCAGGAAGAAGAAGCTTAA